The Stygiolobus azoricus genome window below encodes:
- a CDS encoding ATP/GTP-binding protein: MYFIFVLGTAGSGKTTLVKALSDYLNGNELDTAIINLDPAVESLPYKPDLDVRDYVDAFEVMERYSLGPNSALVASIDLLLTKAKELKDELNEIEANYVLVDTPGQIELFAYRQTGRILSKLISDVNKSVSLFLLDSFLSKEARSFVSLLLLSSSVKFRLGLPQILVLSKSDLLTPKEFQEMKSWIDEGRIIDEMGVLDEYSFELVKTVVENLDNFPVPVSSTTMEGMDELYAEIQRVLAGGEDYATEEPNPKL; encoded by the coding sequence ATGTATTTTATATTCGTCCTCGGTACAGCTGGTTCCGGTAAGACTACACTCGTGAAAGCACTGAGTGACTATTTAAACGGAAATGAACTTGACACGGCAATTATTAACTTAGACCCAGCAGTAGAGAGCCTACCTTATAAACCAGACCTCGACGTCAGGGACTATGTAGATGCATTTGAGGTCATGGAAAGGTATTCCTTAGGACCCAACTCGGCACTCGTAGCTTCTATAGACCTACTTCTTACTAAGGCTAAGGAATTAAAAGATGAGTTAAACGAGATAGAAGCTAATTACGTTCTAGTTGATACACCAGGTCAAATAGAATTGTTTGCCTATAGGCAGACAGGTAGAATATTGTCGAAGTTAATCAGTGATGTAAATAAGTCCGTTTCATTGTTTCTCCTTGACTCGTTCCTAAGTAAAGAGGCTAGGAGTTTTGTATCCCTCCTATTACTCTCTAGCTCCGTTAAGTTTAGGCTTGGCTTACCTCAAATATTAGTCCTATCTAAGTCAGACCTCTTAACTCCAAAAGAATTTCAAGAGATGAAGAGCTGGATCGATGAGGGTAGGATAATAGACGAGATGGGAGTGTTAGACGAGTACTCTTTCGAACTGGTTAAAACTGTAGTTGAAAACCTAGACAATTTCCCGGTTCCCGTGTCTTCAACCACAATGGAAGGCATGGATGAGCTATACGCCGAGATCCAGAGGGTACTAGCTGGTGGGGAGGATTATGCAACTGAGGAACCGAATCCCAAGCTGTGA
- a CDS encoding RNA-protein complex protein Nop10: MKWKLRKCPKDKIYTMKEICPICGNKTVITAPPRFSPEDKYVRYRIELKKGIKLNC; this comes from the coding sequence ATGAAGTGGAAACTTAGGAAATGTCCTAAGGACAAGATATACACTATGAAAGAAATATGTCCTATATGCGGGAATAAGACGGTAATCACGGCTCCTCCAAGATTTTCCCCAGAAGATAAGTACGTTAGGTATAGGATAGAGCTTAAAAAGGGAATAAAATTGAACTGTTAA
- the priS gene encoding DNA primase small subunit PriS, translating into MLISTSRRELNKIIYTLFKEYYENAILELPNDIELREFAYQPFDAEMYVRHLSFTNPDELKLFLREKVPLHLYYSSARYQLPQAKDMEEKGWLGSDLLFDLDADEICDLRVKRFCDGMESLMQCENSIEYIELTKDCMENVFGKALLIKDILKEDFGMDAKIYFSGNRGFHVRVECHGDCALLDSEDRKEIADYISDPSPPYEGDVNSPGWVGRLARGLKGVRIDHQVTVDPRRLVRIPGSINGKAGLKVHEVKGDKFDFNIQSLSPFKGYVAFLSYVTYSLQLPDGKIDLKKDTVLKLPAELGIYLSLKGLGVIKAYVR; encoded by the coding sequence ATGCTGATTTCTACATCTCGCCGAGAACTGAATAAAATAATTTACACACTTTTCAAAGAGTATTATGAAAACGCAATTTTAGAGCTGCCTAACGACATAGAGTTAAGGGAGTTCGCCTATCAGCCTTTTGATGCTGAAATGTACGTGAGACACCTCTCATTTACTAATCCTGACGAGTTGAAATTATTCCTCAGGGAGAAAGTACCTTTACATCTATACTACTCATCGGCGAGGTATCAACTACCTCAAGCCAAGGACATGGAGGAAAAAGGTTGGTTGGGCTCAGACCTCCTATTTGACCTAGATGCAGACGAAATTTGTGACTTAAGAGTCAAGAGGTTTTGTGACGGTATGGAATCTTTAATGCAGTGTGAAAACTCAATAGAGTACATTGAATTAACTAAGGATTGCATGGAAAACGTGTTTGGAAAAGCCTTGTTGATAAAGGACATACTCAAAGAGGATTTCGGGATGGATGCTAAAATTTACTTTTCTGGGAACAGAGGTTTTCATGTAAGAGTTGAATGTCACGGGGATTGTGCATTACTAGACTCAGAAGACAGGAAGGAAATAGCAGATTATATCTCCGATCCTTCACCTCCTTATGAAGGCGATGTCAATTCGCCAGGTTGGGTGGGGAGACTGGCTAGAGGGTTGAAAGGAGTCAGGATAGACCATCAAGTCACAGTAGACCCGAGAAGACTAGTAAGGATACCGGGGTCGATAAACGGTAAGGCGGGACTAAAGGTCCATGAGGTCAAAGGCGACAAATTCGACTTTAACATCCAGTCCTTATCTCCCTTTAAGGGTTACGTAGCCTTTCTGTCATATGTTACCTATTCTTTACAGTTACCAGACGGGAAGATCGACCTCAAGAAGGACACAGTACTAAAGCTCCCTGCAGAACTAGGTATTTATTTAAGCTTAAAGGGTTTAGGGGTGATTAAGGCATATGTTAGATGA
- a CDS encoding 50S ribosomal protein L44e, whose product MKIPKVIRTYCPKCKTHTEHSVSLYKSGKRRTLSEGQRRYDRKNLGYGSKRKPEQKRFAKTTKKQTLTLKCQKCGYTIVKEGIRVKKLELVEVVK is encoded by the coding sequence ATGAAAATCCCAAAAGTTATCAGGACTTATTGCCCTAAGTGTAAGACACACACAGAACATTCAGTATCGTTATATAAGAGCGGAAAAAGAAGGACTCTCTCTGAAGGTCAGAGGAGATATGATAGAAAGAACTTAGGATATGGTAGCAAGAGAAAGCCTGAACAAAAGAGGTTCGCTAAAACTACGAAAAAACAAACTTTAACTCTGAAGTGCCAGAAATGTGGCTATACTATTGTGAAGGAGGGAATTAGAGTTAAGAAGTTGGAGTTAGTTGAGGTGGTCAAATGA
- the thpR gene encoding RNA 2',3'-cyclic phosphodiesterase — protein MRLFIALKIPQLPKIAEALEVLNRVGGDVKLVEPWNIHLTLVFLGELPENKVDLIKDSMNAVSFNSFKVKFFGTGAFPNLNKPRVLWIGLSEGASELRKLRGELYKQLVSRGIRPEDEKEFSPHLTLGRIKGPRGVVNLIQILNEYASTDFGEITVEEITLFKSTLTPKGPIYDPLYSVKSVDRR, from the coding sequence TTGAGGCTGTTTATTGCATTAAAAATCCCTCAATTACCTAAAATAGCTGAGGCTCTCGAGGTTTTGAACAGAGTTGGGGGAGACGTTAAGCTCGTTGAGCCTTGGAACATTCACTTAACACTGGTCTTTCTCGGGGAGTTACCAGAAAACAAAGTAGACCTAATAAAGGACTCCATGAACGCCGTGTCTTTTAACTCTTTCAAAGTGAAGTTTTTCGGTACCGGGGCATTTCCTAATCTTAACAAGCCCAGAGTGTTATGGATAGGCTTAAGTGAAGGGGCAAGTGAACTCAGAAAGCTCAGGGGTGAACTATATAAACAGTTGGTATCAAGGGGAATAAGACCAGAGGACGAAAAAGAGTTCTCTCCACACCTCACTTTAGGAAGGATAAAAGGACCTAGAGGAGTTGTTAATCTGATTCAAATCCTAAACGAGTATGCAAGTACAGATTTCGGAGAAATTACCGTGGAGGAGATCACCCTCTTCAAAAGTACGTTAACTCCAAAAGGTCCCATTTACGATCCTTTATATAGTGTGAAGAGCGTTGATAGAAGATGA
- the rnz gene encoding ribonuclease Z produces MIKIYFIGTGGGAPNKRGLPAYLVQREGLYALFDVGEGTQQRLIESGLGFMRIRVIGITHLHGDHVLGLPGLLETMGMYSRKEKLTLLGPPELKDFVSEVFNRTYFSPNYEIEFAESYEDSNIRITKFRTCHVVNSYGFIFEEKDRINIDAERLRREGIKDWRIIRLLKEGKRVEIGTKVLLPEDYLVVKKGIKVAYTGDTAPCNDVINAVREVDLLLHDSTFLNEKEAYDYGHSNSKDAATVATKANVKRLALIHISPRYDDATPLLKEAMKVFEKTFLPEPFSYYILQE; encoded by the coding sequence ATGATCAAGATATACTTTATAGGAACAGGTGGAGGAGCACCTAACAAGAGAGGGTTACCGGCTTACCTTGTTCAAAGGGAGGGACTTTACGCACTTTTCGACGTAGGAGAAGGAACTCAACAAAGACTTATAGAGTCCGGACTAGGCTTCATGAGGATAAGGGTGATAGGTATTACTCACTTACACGGAGATCACGTATTAGGCTTACCGGGATTGTTAGAGACTATGGGGATGTATTCTAGGAAAGAAAAACTGACCTTATTAGGACCTCCGGAGCTGAAGGACTTCGTCTCAGAGGTCTTTAATAGGACTTATTTCAGCCCTAATTACGAGATAGAATTCGCAGAGTCATATGAGGACTCTAACATAAGGATAACAAAGTTCAGGACGTGTCACGTAGTTAATTCCTACGGCTTTATCTTTGAAGAAAAAGACAGAATAAATATAGATGCAGAGAGGCTCAGAAGAGAAGGAATCAAGGACTGGAGAATAATAAGGCTTTTGAAAGAGGGTAAGAGAGTCGAAATAGGTACTAAAGTTCTCTTGCCTGAGGATTATCTGGTGGTTAAGAAAGGGATCAAAGTAGCATATACCGGTGATACAGCACCTTGCAATGACGTAATAAATGCCGTTAGGGAAGTAGACCTACTTTTGCACGACTCAACTTTTTTAAATGAGAAAGAAGCCTACGATTACGGGCATTCCAATAGTAAAGACGCGGCTACTGTAGCTACTAAAGCTAACGTTAAACGGCTAGCTTTAATACACATAAGTCCACGCTATGACGATGCGACGCCTCTACTGAAAGAGGCAATGAAAGTTTTTGAAAAGACCTTTCTACCCGAGCCCTTTTCCTATTATATCCTTCAGGAGTAA
- a CDS encoding nucleoside monophosphate kinase, whose translation MKIIAITGMPGSGKGELSRLFQEKGVKVVVMSDVLRERYKAEAKEGERLMDFAFRMRNLYGKGVVAKMCLEKLSGDEKVVVFDGVRNWEEIEEFKKRGEVVIINVHASPKTRYERLMRRARKDDVLTIEGLIKRDFEELEMGIGTVIALADHVLVNDKSLEEFKREAEELINRLI comes from the coding sequence ATTAAAATAATTGCAATTACTGGAATGCCTGGATCGGGTAAAGGAGAACTTTCCCGTCTCTTTCAGGAAAAAGGGGTAAAGGTAGTTGTCATGAGTGATGTTCTGAGAGAGAGGTATAAAGCTGAGGCAAAGGAAGGAGAAAGGCTGATGGACTTTGCCTTTAGGATGAGGAATTTATACGGGAAGGGTGTTGTGGCAAAAATGTGTTTAGAGAAACTCTCTGGAGATGAGAAAGTCGTCGTATTTGACGGAGTGCGAAACTGGGAGGAAATAGAAGAGTTCAAGAAGAGGGGAGAAGTAGTTATAATTAACGTTCACGCGAGCCCAAAAACCAGATATGAGAGGTTGATGAGGAGGGCGAGAAAGGACGACGTGCTCACAATTGAGGGGTTAATAAAGAGGGACTTCGAAGAGTTAGAGATGGGTATAGGGACTGTGATAGCCCTAGCTGACCACGTACTAGTTAATGACAAGAGTTTAGAGGAATTTAAGAGGGAGGCTGAAGAGTTAATTAATAGATTAATATGA
- a CDS encoding STT3 domain-containing protein: MQSTKTVQRVKFDKFKILDTLMVTGLVLVSIAIRIISATAFPQSVNEFDPWYLFYNALLIAQQGGNWYAVPPDVHAWFPWGYFIELGNTIGLPWLVALFSMPFYSQFGANAVYTVAIVSDIVLDAIGVVAAFLAVDAITENRVGAYVAAAAVAVSPSLTYKNLLGGLPKTSWGATFVLLAIYFMTLAIKRKKPIYGIPAGVMIFLANITWGGYTYIDLSLALAAFLLVLLNKNDEITAKSLTLLAVTSGFLTSFAPNNIGFLSGAAHGLSLLIIPLFLYLELYLRRTLPREITDSKNIIIGAFIVFIISLGILGLAAIGKSPIPSRYYAIVNPFYQFSVPIDRTVAEYIPQPITAMIQDFGISLFLSILGIYFILVKRQELPGLWLLVLGAASIYGTSEQPYLFNYTAYIVAALAGVGVSEIVSKFMEKKIRLVPILMLAIVGVSLLADAGIAIEVSYEPPSLLNAATPYLIVNYAWVSALDWINHNTPNNAFILSWWDYGYWIETVGNRSVIDENNTLNGTQIKLMAEMFLNNETFAANVLEKDFHLYPYGSPNYTYPVYIVAYDAVTLYVNSSSGIGIWFIGYPSNFPGTFIGYTTSLGDIAKAMGAMTTIAGYPINEYANISYINSTIFSLETSGLPQAAQLAQIIANSEPMAWTPKAYNSLIVNMFVEGLQSLNQGPVAAPFSFSLNSILSGQINPYFVPRVNMLYFKPVYIALYPVGTVPAIGGVAEVFIAVLIYQFVEPYVIIPPTVVVNGTQS; the protein is encoded by the coding sequence ATGCAGTCGACAAAAACTGTCCAAAGAGTGAAGTTTGACAAATTCAAGATTCTCGATACATTGATGGTTACTGGACTCGTACTTGTATCCATTGCAATAAGGATAATAAGTGCTACTGCTTTTCCCCAATCTGTAAACGAGTTTGACCCATGGTACTTATTCTATAACGCATTACTAATAGCTCAGCAAGGAGGAAACTGGTATGCAGTGCCTCCAGATGTACACGCGTGGTTTCCGTGGGGATATTTCATAGAACTAGGGAATACAATAGGTCTACCTTGGTTAGTAGCCCTATTTTCCATGCCATTCTACTCTCAATTTGGAGCTAATGCTGTATATACTGTAGCTATAGTGTCAGACATTGTCTTAGACGCAATAGGTGTCGTAGCTGCGTTTCTTGCAGTTGACGCAATAACTGAGAATAGAGTAGGTGCTTACGTAGCAGCTGCAGCAGTAGCTGTATCACCATCCCTAACATATAAGAATTTGCTCGGTGGATTACCTAAGACCTCATGGGGAGCTACATTTGTTTTACTTGCAATATACTTTATGACACTAGCGATAAAGAGGAAGAAACCTATATACGGTATACCTGCAGGTGTAATGATCTTCCTAGCGAATATAACTTGGGGAGGTTATACGTACATAGACTTGAGCCTTGCATTAGCGGCATTCCTACTAGTACTCCTTAACAAAAACGATGAGATAACTGCTAAGTCTTTGACCTTGCTGGCTGTAACTTCAGGCTTCTTAACCTCATTTGCACCGAACAACATTGGATTTCTATCAGGTGCTGCTCACGGTCTTTCTTTACTAATAATCCCGTTATTCCTATATCTCGAACTCTACTTAAGGAGGACCTTACCGAGGGAAATCACGGATTCAAAGAACATAATAATAGGAGCCTTTATAGTGTTCATAATATCACTAGGAATTCTAGGATTAGCAGCAATAGGGAAGAGTCCAATACCTTCAAGATATTACGCAATTGTTAACCCGTTCTACCAGTTCTCAGTTCCTATAGATAGGACTGTAGCCGAATACATTCCGCAGCCAATTACAGCAATGATACAGGATTTCGGAATCTCATTGTTCTTGTCGATTTTAGGTATATACTTCATACTTGTAAAAAGACAAGAATTACCCGGTCTATGGCTCTTAGTCCTCGGAGCAGCGAGCATTTACGGAACATCAGAACAGCCTTACCTATTTAATTATACCGCATATATAGTAGCTGCGTTAGCAGGTGTGGGAGTTTCAGAAATAGTTAGTAAATTCATGGAGAAAAAAATTAGACTTGTTCCGATTCTGATGTTAGCAATCGTAGGAGTATCTTTGTTAGCAGATGCTGGGATTGCTATAGAGGTAAGTTATGAACCGCCATCCCTTCTGAATGCTGCTACTCCATATTTAATAGTAAACTATGCATGGGTATCGGCACTAGATTGGATAAATCACAATACTCCTAATAATGCGTTCATATTGAGCTGGTGGGACTATGGATATTGGATAGAGACAGTAGGTAATAGGAGCGTTATAGACGAGAACAACACATTGAACGGTACTCAAATCAAATTGATGGCGGAGATGTTCCTCAATAACGAGACGTTTGCAGCTAATGTATTAGAGAAAGACTTCCACTTATATCCATATGGTAGTCCTAACTACACTTACCCAGTTTACATAGTTGCGTACGATGCTGTTACTCTTTACGTAAACAGTAGTTCAGGTATTGGTATTTGGTTTATTGGATATCCATCTAACTTCCCGGGTACATTTATAGGCTACACGACCAGTTTAGGCGATATTGCTAAAGCTATGGGAGCTATGACTACGATAGCTGGATATCCTATAAATGAATACGCGAACATATCCTACATCAACTCTACTATATTCTCACTAGAAACTTCGGGTCTACCACAAGCAGCTCAACTAGCACAGATAATAGCGAATTCGGAGCCAATGGCGTGGACTCCTAAAGCTTATAATTCGTTAATTGTAAACATGTTCGTAGAAGGGCTTCAGTCTTTAAATCAGGGACCAGTTGCAGCCCCCTTCAGCTTCTCCTTAAACTCCATACTATCTGGGCAAATAAATCCTTACTTTGTACCTAGAGTGAATATGTTGTACTTTAAGCCTGTCTATATAGCACTTTATCCAGTTGGAACAGTACCTGCTATAGGAGGTGTAGCTGAGGTATTCATCGCTGTTTTAATATACCAGTTTGTAGAACCTTATGTCATTATTCCTCCAACTGTGGTAGTAAACGGGACTCAAAGCTAG
- a CDS encoding 30S ribosomal protein S27e, with the protein MKAKFKILIPEPRSKFYRVKCKNCGNEQTVFSHSTFPVRCLSCGSQLVIPTGGKAKIEGDIVRILG; encoded by the coding sequence ATGAAGGCTAAGTTTAAGATCCTAATTCCTGAGCCTAGGAGCAAATTCTACAGAGTGAAATGCAAGAACTGCGGTAACGAGCAAACGGTGTTCTCTCACTCCACCTTCCCAGTACGTTGTCTATCATGCGGTTCTCAGCTCGTTATTCCCACCGGTGGTAAAGCAAAAATAGAGGGAGATATAGTTAGAATACTTGGTTAG
- a CDS encoding DNA polymerase sliding clamp, with translation MKIKVVDANNFSFIFKTLTEFIDETTIQIDKDGLKIKGIDPSRTVLIDILIPSGYFEEYEVEEETKVGMKIEEVADILDSATKNDSLSLDIQKDKIVFELDGEYERSFTLPVLSPTETEFPEIKLEFPFKAQMLTATFADLMDELEETGSDIIKFKSENGKLIIIVEGDLASASIELSKENGGLMESEGSDAESAYGLEYIANTTKMKRPSDTVNIEFGSQLPLKLRYNLPQGGYADFYISPRTE, from the coding sequence ATGAAGATCAAGGTAGTGGATGCGAACAACTTCTCGTTTATATTTAAGACGCTAACTGAGTTCATAGACGAGACTACGATCCAGATAGACAAAGATGGTCTTAAGATAAAAGGTATAGATCCATCGAGGACTGTCTTAATAGACATTTTGATTCCCTCGGGATACTTCGAGGAGTATGAAGTTGAGGAAGAGACCAAGGTCGGGATGAAAATTGAGGAAGTTGCCGACATCTTAGATAGTGCTACTAAAAACGACTCCTTATCTTTAGATATACAAAAAGACAAGATCGTGTTTGAGTTAGACGGAGAGTATGAGAGGTCTTTCACGCTACCGGTTCTATCTCCTACCGAGACGGAATTTCCTGAGATAAAGCTGGAGTTTCCGTTTAAGGCTCAAATGTTAACTGCAACATTCGCTGACTTAATGGACGAGCTGGAAGAGACCGGGAGTGATATAATAAAGTTTAAGAGTGAAAATGGTAAACTAATTATCATCGTCGAGGGAGACCTAGCCTCAGCGTCAATAGAGTTATCAAAGGAGAACGGGGGGTTAATGGAAAGCGAGGGATCAGATGCCGAGAGTGCTTACGGTTTGGAATATATAGCAAATACTACTAAAATGAAAAGACCGTCTGATACCGTGAACATAGAGTTCGGTTCTCAACTTCCTCTAAAGTTGAGATATAACTTGCCTCAAGGGGGTTATGCTGATTTCTACATCTCGCCGAGAACTGAATAA
- a CDS encoding TRM11 family SAM-dependent methyltransferase — protein sequence MNYAYLNLDNIFLSLDELRSIIHGSEKEYYYGVALYEGDQRVAYKSGAIKKTGKVLAISTDVKDVVETLRGRCYSVDIDVPMREYKNYAKTVYGEVVSSIKTSKKCEKLDLIVTEGIIIAGERKAEKHTESILSHSKRPYSQSGTLNPEIGRIMVNLSESLREVYDPFVGTGTILIESRWLGLRCIGSDIDLDMIAKSLANLRHFNYECEVFQADAKNLPVRKVEAIVTDPPYGRSFSPKGLKELYREFFYQASEIVDGKLVFTTDFKFDWRDDLKSAGFKGVKIHTIYEHKSLSRAIYVVTK from the coding sequence ATGAACTATGCTTACCTCAATTTAGACAATATTTTTTTATCACTAGATGAATTAAGGAGTATTATCCACGGGAGCGAAAAGGAGTATTATTATGGAGTCGCGCTCTACGAAGGAGACCAGAGAGTAGCGTATAAATCTGGGGCGATAAAGAAGACCGGTAAAGTCTTAGCTATTTCTACTGACGTTAAAGATGTAGTTGAGACATTAAGAGGGAGGTGTTACTCGGTTGATATAGACGTCCCTATGAGGGAGTACAAGAACTATGCAAAGACTGTTTACGGTGAGGTCGTATCGTCGATAAAAACCTCCAAGAAATGCGAAAAATTAGACCTGATCGTAACAGAAGGAATTATAATAGCGGGAGAAAGGAAGGCTGAAAAACACACCGAATCTATACTATCCCACTCTAAAAGACCTTACTCACAATCAGGAACTCTAAACCCTGAGATAGGAAGGATAATGGTTAACTTATCCGAGAGTCTAAGGGAAGTTTACGACCCTTTTGTGGGAACGGGAACTATTCTCATCGAGAGTAGGTGGTTGGGACTTAGATGTATAGGGAGTGATATTGACCTCGATATGATAGCAAAAAGTTTAGCAAACCTAAGGCATTTTAATTATGAATGCGAGGTATTCCAGGCAGACGCAAAAAATTTACCCGTGAGGAAGGTAGAAGCTATAGTAACGGATCCTCCTTACGGTAGGTCTTTCTCTCCTAAGGGGCTGAAAGAGCTTTATCGAGAGTTCTTCTACCAAGCTAGCGAAATAGTTGACGGAAAACTTGTTTTCACTACGGATTTTAAGTTCGACTGGAGGGACGACCTAAAAAGTGCGGGATTTAAAGGTGTTAAAATTCATACTATATACGAGCATAAAAGTCTAAGTAGGGCTATTTACGTGGTAACCAAATGA
- a CDS encoding translation initiation factor IF-2 subunit alpha: MIYNQKQIPAEGEVLIATVKQVFDYGSYVTLDEYGNLQAFLPWSEISSRWVKNIRDVIKEGRKVVVKVIRVDRKKGTIDVSLKKVTEDEKRKKNLQWKKLQKVDKILEIISQKLGKNEQEAWKEVAFKLENKYGDVYESMVRAVKEGDYILKDAGVKEIWIKPLMEEIGKHIEEKKVKVSEVVSLRSIAPDGIEKIRKVFSEAVSKFEDKEEEIRIYTIGAPRYRVDVTGTDPKQVAMTLQELIETMKEISQKEGVTFTVVKK; the protein is encoded by the coding sequence ATGATATACAATCAAAAGCAAATACCTGCGGAAGGAGAAGTCCTTATAGCAACGGTAAAACAAGTTTTTGATTACGGCAGTTATGTAACCCTAGATGAGTACGGGAATTTACAAGCTTTTCTCCCTTGGAGTGAGATAAGTAGTAGATGGGTTAAGAACATAAGGGATGTAATTAAGGAAGGGAGGAAGGTAGTAGTTAAAGTCATAAGAGTGGACAGAAAGAAAGGCACTATAGACGTTTCTTTAAAGAAAGTTACTGAAGATGAGAAAAGGAAGAAGAACTTGCAGTGGAAGAAGTTACAAAAGGTAGACAAGATACTTGAAATAATTTCTCAAAAATTGGGTAAAAACGAACAAGAGGCGTGGAAAGAAGTAGCGTTTAAACTCGAAAACAAGTACGGGGACGTTTATGAGAGTATGGTAAGAGCAGTTAAAGAGGGAGATTACATACTGAAAGACGCAGGTGTTAAAGAAATATGGATAAAACCGTTAATGGAGGAAATAGGTAAGCACATTGAGGAAAAGAAAGTAAAGGTAAGTGAGGTTGTGTCATTAAGGTCTATTGCACCGGACGGAATAGAGAAGATAAGGAAAGTTTTCAGTGAAGCTGTTAGTAAATTTGAGGACAAAGAAGAGGAGATCAGGATTTACACAATAGGAGCACCTAGGTACAGAGTCGACGTGACCGGTACTGATCCTAAGCAGGTCGCAATGACCTTACAAGAACTAATAGAAACTATGAAAGAAATAAGTCAAAAAGAAGGAGTAACGTTTACAGTGGTTAAGAAATGA
- a CDS encoding RNA-binding domain-containing protein, giving the protein MTRVVVEVEVRPSEDKDKVLQAMLNFFDFERISEEKVGIYLVIIGESSTLRSLIRFHRALREEKILDSARKYLYKGINGNSISFMLNKQAAAVRRISFVDSENESPLGPIKVRIEYKDPQTVIDWLTPKTAKGVPLWENPIPQE; this is encoded by the coding sequence ATGACCAGAGTCGTGGTAGAAGTCGAAGTAAGACCATCAGAAGACAAGGACAAGGTCCTTCAGGCTATGCTGAATTTTTTCGACTTCGAAAGGATAAGTGAGGAAAAAGTGGGTATATATCTAGTGATAATAGGTGAATCGTCCACTTTAAGATCACTTATAAGGTTTCACAGAGCATTAAGGGAAGAGAAAATTCTAGATTCGGCCAGGAAATACTTATACAAAGGTATTAATGGGAACAGCATATCGTTTATGTTAAACAAACAAGCAGCTGCAGTGAGGAGAATATCGTTTGTAGATAGTGAAAACGAGTCACCCTTAGGGCCTATAAAAGTAAGGATAGAGTACAAAGATCCACAGACAGTAATCGATTGGCTCACTCCTAAGACGGCAAAGGGAGTACCGCTATGGGAAAACCCAATACCTCAGGAGTGA
- a CDS encoding ribose-phosphate diphosphokinase: protein MIILGGTATNGIDEKVSSLLNLKLVKVEHKVFPDGESYVRIPEQITDKDVVVIQSLYPPQDKHLIELFLIVETLSDMKVDKITVVIPYLAYSRQNRRFKEGEAVSIKTILNLLRKSGATSLAVVEPHHYEELEYFDGDTKVIDPIPYISKVVSQRTEKPLVLAPDKGALNRAKRLAEILSTDYTFIEKERDLNTGEVRIKNLPELKVKGRDVVLIDDIISTGGTMVQAINIVKKHGARKVYVTAVHGLFIGDAYSRLIEAGAEEVIITNTIPQDPSKVTIVDVSEAVARTL, encoded by the coding sequence ATGATCATTTTAGGAGGAACGGCAACTAACGGGATAGACGAAAAGGTCTCAAGCTTACTCAATTTAAAGCTTGTAAAAGTAGAACATAAGGTTTTTCCAGACGGAGAGTCTTACGTACGAATACCCGAACAGATAACAGATAAAGACGTCGTAGTGATACAGTCCTTATATCCTCCCCAAGACAAACACTTAATCGAGTTGTTTCTAATTGTCGAGACATTAAGCGACATGAAAGTAGATAAAATCACTGTTGTTATCCCTTACCTTGCTTACTCTAGACAGAACAGAAGGTTTAAGGAAGGAGAAGCTGTAAGCATCAAAACAATCCTGAACCTACTCAGAAAGAGCGGTGCTACTTCACTAGCTGTTGTAGAACCCCATCATTATGAGGAACTTGAGTACTTTGACGGAGACACTAAAGTCATTGACCCCATCCCTTACATATCCAAGGTAGTGTCACAGAGGACTGAGAAACCACTAGTCCTAGCTCCTGATAAAGGAGCATTAAATAGGGCAAAGAGGTTAGCTGAAATCCTATCTACTGACTATACCTTTATCGAAAAAGAGAGGGACTTGAACACTGGAGAAGTAAGGATTAAGAACTTACCGGAACTAAAGGTAAAAGGTAGAGATGTAGTACTAATAGACGACATTATAAGTACAGGGGGCACTATGGTTCAGGCTATAAACATAGTTAAAAAGCATGGGGCTAGGAAGGTTTATGTTACTGCTGTTCACGGGCTATTTATAGGAGACGCATACTCAAGGCTAATAGAGGCGGGTGCTGAGGAAGTAATCATAACCAATACGATACCACAAGATCCAAGTAAAGTAACGATAGTTGACGTATCAGAGGCTGTAGCGAGAACGTTATGA